In one Fundulus heteroclitus isolate FHET01 chromosome 3, MU-UCD_Fhet_4.1, whole genome shotgun sequence genomic region, the following are encoded:
- the rab5ab gene encoding RAB5A, member RAS oncogene family, b, giving the protein MASRGGATRPNGPNAGNKICQFKLVLLGESAVGKSSLVLRFVKGQFHEFQESTIGAAFLTQTVCLDDTTVKFEIWDTAGQERYHSLAPMYYRGAQAAIVVYDITNEDSFVRAKNWVKELQRQASPNIVIALAGNKADLANKRALDFQDAQSYADDNSLLFMETSAKTSMNVNEIFMAIAKKLPKNEPQAAGASSGRNRGVDLTETAQPSSRPCCSN; this is encoded by the exons ATGGCAAGTAGAGGCGGAGCCACACGACCCAATGGACCTAATGCAGGCAACAAGATCTGCCAGTTCAAACTTGTGCTTTTAGGAGAGTCGGCGGTGGGAAAGTCAAGTCTTGTACTTCGATTTGTCAAGGGTCAGTTTCACGAATTCCAAGAGAGCACAATCGGAG CTGCCTTCCTGACTCAGACGGTATGTTTGGACGACACAACAGTCAAATTTGAAATCTGGGACACAGCTGGTCAGGAGCGCTACCACAGTCTGGCTCCTATGTACTACAGAGGCGCCCAGGCAGCCATTGTGGTCTATGATATAACAAATGAG GACTCATTTGTACGGGCGAAGAACTGGGTCAAAGAGCTTCAGAGACAAGCCAGTCCAAACATCGTAATAGCCCTGGCTGGGAACAAGGCGGACCTCGCAAACAAGAGGGCTCTGGACTTCCAG GATGCACAGTCGTATGCGGACGACAACAGTTTGCTTTTCATGGAAACCTCAGCAAAGACCTCCATGAACGTGAACGAGATTTTCATGGCCATCG cAAAGAAGCTTCCGAAGAATGAGCCGCAGGCCGCGGGCGCCAGCAGCGGACGGAACCGGGGCGTGGACCTGACGGAGACGGCCCAGCCCAGCAGCCGCCCCTGCTGCAGTAACTAA